The window AGGGGTCGGTCCTGGAACGCGTTGTACTCGAGGTTGGGGTACGCAAACTCGAGACCGGCGGCCCGACGTTCGTGCCGGACGAGCTTCTGGGCGACCATGCTGATGGCCCGCAGGACGCAGTGAGTCATGGTGTTGTTGGGGATCCCCAGACCGAACTCCTGATGCCAGCGGGCATCCCCGGCGAGGCCAATCACCTCGGCACCATCTTCGCCTCGctggacgatgacggcgcccATGGCttcgccgatgccggcccGCTTCGCCTGCAAGGCCACGCGATGGGCGAGAGCCATGAAGATGGATCCGTCGTCCTTGATCTCGTCTGTGCCGCGTCCGACCATGCTAGGATGAGGGCCCAACGGGTTGTTCTTACGGTACACGGTCGGCCAAAACTGGGACGACCACATGGCTGCCTGTATCTGTGACGTCGGCGCCAGCAGAGGGATGGGGATCGTGGCAACGAAGACACCATCCTCGAGCCCTTCCACCCGGGACAGGCTCTGGACGATTTCTTCCTTGTCGAATCCCTTGACCTCGCCAACGATGATGTAGATCCAGGCAGACTTGGCCGTATGGATCTGGCGTCCGGCAGCGGTGTCGTTCATGAGCTGCGTCTTGATGTGCGCCGGCAGATCCGACGGCTTTGCGCAGGTACGAAGATGAGGCAGGGGGTTAGCGCTGCCTTCAGGTCTCAGTGCGCGCAAGACTCTACATCGTCGTCCGATCAGCAATCGAGCGACGGTGCGCGCGCCATGGTCAGTCAAGGAAGGGGTCTGACGTACGAGATTACATCGTTGGCCGACTTTGTCGGGGCCCTTGTGATGTAGGCTGCAGATATCGTGTGATCCTGCCGGACCTCCTGTGTGGTCTTTAGGGGAATCAAgacgcctcgtcggcggtggaCTTCCTTGAGGTCATCGGTCAAGGGGTTGGGTGCGATCCCTACAAATTGATAGGGCCGTGCCTCTCCCGAAGTCGAATCGACGGCCAGCCTGCCAACACTCGCGCAGCAGTTGTCTTCCATCTTGTCGGAGCGTGCGGCGTGTCGATCGGTCGTGATGCGAGGTGCGGGGTGTGAGGTGCGAGGTGCCGCGGGCAGACGGCTACCGCGGCAGCAAGAAATAGGGACGGTGCCCGGTCAAGGGCACAGGATGCCTATCAGTGGATCTgcagatgatgatgatggctaGTGAGACTCCAAAAATCTTCGATGACAggcagcacgacgacgcgTGTCGTGGTTTGGACCAAAGTGAAGCTGGACGGGACGAAACGGGTGGAGAGTCGGGGCGATGGGGGAAGCAACTCGGGACAAGAGACAGCGTCAGATTCGATCGACTCGCTCTGGCACCTGGGAGCGGTAGGGTTCGAGCTGGATGCGACGGAAGCTGGATCCCATCACCGTCCTGCCCGGCTAGTTCTAGGACGGGCGGTTGTGGGATCGGCAGGTACCAGCAAGGAATGCGGAAAGTCCGATTGATTGAATTTTGCCTCGCAATCTGATGTTggtctcgtctcgtcgcaCGGTCGGAAAATCGGAGGTGGCTCCCAGCTGAatggaggatgaggatgaccCGTCGTTCAACCAACGAAACTCAATGCCGGCTTGCCAGCGTCGAGATTATTTTCGCGATAACGGCACTGATAATGCCATGGGTGGATACGATGGAAGGACGGGGTAGGGGCTCCATGACCCAAACGTACTTTGGTGCGTCAAAcgcaggtgtacttacttgtataGTAGTGAGTATCAATGGGGCAAACTTATTGTACCAGAGCCATAAGGCGTAATGTAatgtactactccgtacggagtccttAATAGTATTATTATCACTGtgcgcagtactccgtaaagtTCCCCAACTGAGAAGCCATGAGCAACAGACATTGCGCTGACGTAATGTACTCTTGACGAAGATCGGCCGCAACGAGGAGAAATATCatatctacggagtactccgtaagtacatgttgcAGGTGTTTACGAAGTacactaagtacagtactcactgtacatttgcatgcaagtacagtacggattaAGTTAGCACTTAGGTGTTGAGTATTAACTTACTTGACCCGGAAAAAAAACCGCGATCAACCGTTCAGCTTGTGCGGTTACTCCTCCCAGGCCAACGGTGGAACACCTGAAAACACGTTGCACGTGCATTTCGACAATGGCGAAAAAATCAGGAGCTCTAGATAAACTGGCCATAGAAAGCATATACTTCACTCACTTCCGGTTCGATGTGGAATTTCTGTGTTCTTCTTTTGACGCTTTGTGTTGGATTGGTCTATCATGAATGTAATCCGCAGGTACTACTGCAAATTTTGGTTGCTCTGAGGAATTCTTAATCGGAATCTTACGGAAAATGGCCGTGGCTGGTTATTCTTGGTACTGACTGCTCACGCTCACCATcatacttgctgtacagtacttgtacggagtagtaggtAATAGACAAAAGTACTAACAGAGTTAGACCGGGTACTCAGCACTCAAGTAGTTGCACTTGTAAATTCAATATACAGTATTGTATACACTTCACATGAACATGGAATACCAGGACTTAAAGAGACGTCTGCTTGGCActaccgtacatgcaagaTTACTTAAGCGAACAAGTCAAAGTACTTGTGAGTtatacatgtatggagtTTCTCAGTGCCAATACAGCGACTCCAGGTATCAAATTGCTGGATCTACTGAATAATgccagtgcaagtacacggacgcctaagtaggtaagtagtTCGCATCACCTTCAGTTGAATGTGCATGTATCCCAATGCAGTAACAGTCTCGATCTGCCGAGAGGGAGGGAACAACTCAGGGAAGTACTAGTACTCACTCAGTGGTTGAGTGGTTGAAAATGCGCAACCGTGCACCTAACACTcacttagttgtacatgtattgtactgtacttgtgcaaatacatgtactgtaggcgtaaGTAAGTTCTACGGGAACTCGAACAAGCACagctactgtacggagcacatgggGGTGATACTACcttgtaagtacctacacGGCGTACTAAGTcagtatacttactccgtacagcaagtaggcgttagtacagtaagtaagtactgtaataagtactccgtatttgtaCAATACTTagatgtacacctactccgtgcggagtacttgtattactacaacgCTAGTAGTTATAATTCTTTAATTAtgagtacagtgcatgcttGTAGgaaagtaggtgtacatgtacttacagtacggagtacagcagtTCTAGTTCTATGCTAATAagtatgcatgcatgcgtgcTCATACATGTGCAGGGTATCATGGCCCGAACTGGTACCGGAAAACTTGCATCCACTAGCCCGTAATCTTTGTCCCCCATCAGCGACAAGGATCCTCACACGTGGGTCGAGTCACTCGATTGGGGCGACATCGGAGGTTCTAGTGGCTTGAAGATACTTACCAGGAAGAGCTAGTACTAGCGGCGGGTACGACGAGTTCGCAGCActtctccgtacatgtacatgtactccctacaactgcttaagtacagtagaagtaagtaagtactccgtacctacttaccagtactccgtactttctcCACACATGTGCCACAAATGTGCAGGCCGgggtacttacttacttgtacctcCTTGTACAAGTTTATGTACCATTAGCAGTATTTCATGCCTGCCAATCCATctacttagttgtactgcaagtatgcTTGCAATAACTAAAACAGAGCAAAGTTCAACTACACAGCACCAGCAAACCCAGAGGAACGGGCAAACGAAGCTGCGAGGGATTGGGATGCCGAGATGCGCATTGAAGAAGACTTACGGTGAGCAAGTTTAAAACCATCAGTAGTCGCACACCCCGCGGAGCCACTCCGTGACCGAAAATAGTACGTGACCAGTTTTACGACAAGAAACACCTTGGCCAAGTTAGAGCAGTCCATTCGACGGGGATGCACTCGCATccttactcgtacttgcgTAGGTGCAGCGAATACGTGTGTTTTTCTCGCAAGGATGCAATGCAGGCGGCCGTGATATCCGAGGGCCTAACGCGCGCCGAGCCATGCGAGCAATTGGTTCTCCCCGCGGATCCCCTCCCCGGGTGctcctctcgccgcctcgacaCCCATTCATGACGCATTCAGCGGCAGGCCCACCAGGATGACAAGGTCCGTCTTGTCAACGAGGTGCTGCTCGGAAACGCCATCCTCCACATGGCACAGACCTTGCGGCTGTCCTCCTTCTGGTGGGGGGGTCACCTTGACAGAAGTGTTCAAGGTAATGAGCTGGAACATGTACTGCGTGATGGGTGAAGATGGGTCCTACATCGTACGCGCTCTTTCGTTGCGTCTTttgacgacctcggcgtAGGTTGGTTTCACCCGAATGCTTACAAGTTACAGCCAGGCAGAAGCAGGCAGGCCTTGCGCGgcagtaggtacatgtagtaAAAGCACTTACCGGCAATCTGAGACGTAGCGAGTGTGGATGAGGCGAAGGGTGCTCCCGGCAGGACCTGTCATTGTTCGCCTGCCTGGTGCACGTTGCGTCCGGCAAATAACCATGTAAGCACCCATCATGACACCTGAGTGCCAGGTCGCACATTAGTTCGGTCTGGCTGACGGAACTAGGTGGCTGCTGCATATGCACGAACCAACGCCGGCAAAGCCAGAACGTGTGCAGGAAGTTATATTCTTCGactctcctcctccacttTGCCGTCATTTCTCGTCCATCCATCAACTTCCCGCCACGTACGTTTCCTCTCAGGGCCTCTTGGTGTCCTGTGCTACTAAATCTTTTTCTTCAGGCAGGCCCGGCTGCACAGGTACCATTCTGCCCTCGAGCAATTTAAAAGACTTGCCTTCCCTTCTTGCACATCCTGCACTGCGGGCGATAATCCGAACCGACTACGACGATACTACGGGATTCCGACCACCAAGAATACGTGCTCGTTCGACGAGTCCATGTGCCGGTGCGAACTTGCAATTGCAAAACacgaccaagtacttgtcccGTCAATCCGCTTCATCGCCGGCTGTCAGTCAAAATCATTAATCATCATCCGCTTCTGTGCAGTCCGCTGCGCCTGCCTCGAGACAACGACGATTGGTCAAACTCTTGAAGTTTTTATTTCACCGACCCGCGTTTCTTTACACCGAACCGTGCTGGTCGTCAAGCCGGAGTGGTACAGCCAAGGTCACATCCGGGTCGGACGGGAGGTCAGTGTTGGTTGCCGAGAAAGGATACGAATTGGAGGTGAGTGAAAAAGGACGGCCAACCCTGTGCTGTATTACAGGCCTCTTGGCTTAGTACCTGcttaggtacagtacaatggtagtaagtacagtactaaccAAGCACTTAGGGAGGCACCTAGGACCTTTCGCCTaccaaggtacggagtactccaaACTTGTTGTAGCAACACACATCACCCCGTCGTACCGCCGCacggtattactccgtaagtacatctgtactgtacggtacttgtGTGCTCCGTGCCATACGTGCATATATGCGCCACGGTTACGCCACAACGCCAGGCGCCCGCCACTAGTACCTAATAGTAAGTATTCTACCACGGGCCGGTCTCGCTTCACCCTGGCAAGATCTGCCCGAACAGTACCGActaatgtacttgtacttgcttgtacttaccaTCAGTCATAGCCCAGCAGACTttgcgagtacgagtacggtctattacggagtacggagttcctACATCGTCATTGGCAAGGGTCCTCAGTCCCCTCGATCCCACCCTCTGGTTGGTCTCGACTTGTTGAGAACTGGCCGGAGGCGCCCTCCACGCTTCCACGCTTGCAGGCCTTGGCCACCCTAGCTCGCAGTCAATTGCAGGGTCCAAATTAACCCAGTCGTCTCGTCCAACCTTGAAATTCCATTCTCTCTTCCACAACCACGGCCGGATCCAGATGAAGGCCGCAGTTTCCAGACAAGGTGCGTCTTGACAACTTGTCATCTCCTCCTACTCATTGCGTACCATTCACCATTGCTGCCCTGAACGGCACGACTTGCTCATGTTCATTCTTCCACCTTGTTGCACATTTTTTTCATTCTACTTTTCTTGCCTAATCCTTACCCCTCCGTCGACGTAGATCTGGGCCTCAGGCAAGCCACTCAATCCGCCTTGGCCAAGTTTGTCATGAACAACTCGCTTCCTTCATCGTCACAGCCGTCCGCCTCTCCTACCATTTCCGAACCAGACCAGCACCTTCATCTTCCCCCGCCGGCTTATCGAAATGGAATTCCGACCTCCTTTTCACACGCCGTCCCGACGGCGCCAGTGCATGTTTCGTCCATGGCACAGGCCCTACGAATGATGGACATGACCGAGACGCCGCTCACGCAGAGTGTCAACTCGACTGCTCCTAATTCTCCGCGCCTGTAAGTCGCTTGCTGAACTATACTATACCTCTCTGGCCCGTTCGAGCTCCGCATGCTCTCCTGCTCGAGCGCAACCCCCCTTCGCCGCCATCCGCTCCTCCTTTGCCCCGTCATGCTGACTTTGTCCTGCCCGCTTCAAGCCCCCCGCGTCGCCAGAATTCGGGCAGCCAGACACCCCGAGTTCGAGCCCATGCGACAACTCTCAACATTCCCGGCATGACTCGCTCGCGCGTCTCTCCCGATGGCCGAATCCCTCAGCGCGACGTCGCTGCCaagctcgtcatcgtcatggtCGGCCTCCCGGCTCGTGGCAAGTCCTACATCACCAAGAAGCTGCAGCGTTATCTGTCGTGGCAGCAGCACGACTCCCATATCTTCAACGTCGGAAACCGGAGACGAACGGCGGCGGGCATCAAGGTCTCTGCCAAGCCCACCCTCGCACCTGAGCACGACCGTCTCGACCCTCCTGTACGGGCCGCCACCATCCTGCTCAACGGCGTGCCGGCCCCCGACTCCATCGCGACTCTCGAGCCCCCGGAACCGACAGCCCTCACCTTGGACGGCGCGGCCGGGGAGGAGCAAGAAGGCCTCGACCAGTCCGCTCAATTCTTCGATCCCAAGAACGAGAAGGCTGCCGCCATGAGAGATCAGGTCGCCATGGACACGCTCGATGAGCTGCTCGACTACCTGCTCAACAagggcggcgccgttggCATCCTCGATGCGACAAACAGCACGGTGAAGCGGAGGCAGCAGGTTGTCCGCCATATTAAGGACCGCGAGCCCAAGCTTGGCATCCTCTTCATCGAGAGCATCTGTGAGGACCAGAATCTCCTCGAAGCCAACATGCGCCTCAAGCTCTCTGGTCCAGACTACCGCGACAAGGACCCCTACAAGTCCCTCGAGGACTTCAAAAACCGAGTGGCCGCCTACGCGAGCGCCTACGTTCCCCTCGGCGCCTACGAGGAGGCGAATGACCtccagtacatccaggtTTGATCATCCCACACCCGCACCTGCGAGGTGGCGTTAACACCCCGGCAGATGATAGATGTCGGCCGAAAGCTTGTGCAGCACCGGCTGAAGGGCTTCCTAAGCGGCGGCATCAGCAACTACCTCTCCAGCTTCAACCTCGCCCCGCGCCAGATTTGGATTACTCGCCATGGTCAGAGCGTCGACAACGAGCTGGGAAAGCTGGGTGGCAACTCCCCCATCACCGAACGCGGCCATTGCTACGGCCTCGCCCTGCACAAGTTCATCACCCAAAAGCGAAAGGAGTGGCTGATGGAGCAGAAGAGCAAGATGGCCCAAGCGTCCTTCCCGCCGCTTCCCGGCGATAACACTCCTCCGTACCCAGACATGAACCAAGACCTGGACGAGAAGAACTTCTGTGTCTGGACCTCGATGCTGCAGCGAAGCGTTGAGACGGCCGAATACTTTGACGTGGACGACGACTACGATGTGAAGAACTGGGAAATGCTCAACGAGCTCAACACCGGTCAATTCGAGGGCATGACATACGACGAGATTGCGAAAAAGTACCCGGACGAGTTTCAGAAGCGTGCCAACGACAAGCTCAATTACATCTATCCCGGCGTCGGTGGTGAGGGTTACCTCCAAATCATCAGCCGTCTTCGCGACATGGTCCGAGAGATTGAACGCATCACGGAGCATCTCCTCATCATCGGCCATCGCTCCGTCTGCCGAGTCCTGATGGCCTACTTCATGGACCTCACACGGGAGGACATTACGGACATGGATGTGCCCCTCGGCATGCTCTACTCGATCGAGCCGAAACCGTACGGTATTGCCTTTCACGCCTACAGGTACGACGAACCCCGTGGCTGGTTCGAGGAGATGCCCAACTACAAGCCGCAGAAGGCTGCCAGAGGCACCGTCTAGGCGACGAATTGGACACATGCACCGTGATGAGCAAACAGCGAGCCCCCGATCGAGGGTTGTACTTTTATTTTGATCACGGTTTCGGAGATGGTAGGGGAGGGACGATGGCGTTTGGCTTCGGTGACCGCTACGCATTagacgacggccgcggaAACCGGTACGAGGCGGCGGCTCTGTTAACACTGTTTCAAAAATACCCAGAACTGGCGATACGCTGCCCGCCAGCGGCGTTGCATCGTTGAAACATACGATGCGTGCCTTTTCCACCCTCTTTTTTTTACTCAATTTTCTCGGGCGGCTATCGGCGTTCAATCGGTATCATTACCTAGTTCCCAGGAGGGGGAGGCCGCTCATTTGTATAGAGCACCATTGCTCTGCGCGAGATTGAGCCATGGGATTTGTTCTTCGCATGGGATTTGTTCTTCGCATGAGATTTGTTCTTCGCATGGGATTTGTTCTTCGCACGCACATATTCAGCCAGGCTTGAATCATGCGTATACTAGATGTAGACGAGCTATCGTCGAATAATCTGTCAAAACCTTGGAACAGTGTGCTTGATTTAGTTGTCAATTGATCATTGCGTATCGCCACCAAATAACATGTTGCCATCCGCTACCGTTCCAAGGAACCATTGTCCGAAACACCTTGCAATGCAATGCAAAATACGACATGGCCATATGAGAGGATACACTGCACATTTTTACTTTTCCTTGGCCAGCACCATCTTTTCTCTTTCGCTCTTGCGCCTCTCAAACTGCTTCTTGGTGTGCCGCCGCTCGTTCTCATCCTTGCGCTTGATGCTCTTGAGCTCTTCTGCTTTTATCTCACCAGCCTTCTTGAGCACTTTGGGCACGTGGCGGTGGCGCTTGATGCGGCGGACCTCGGGCATGTGGGCGAAGCGGTTCACAAGAGCTTCGTTGTACTCGAGCGCCTGCCGGTGTCTGGCGGATTTGACGCCCTGGCGCTCGGAGGCGTTGGCACGCCAGAGTCGAATGTTACCATCGTCCGAGCCCGAGAGGATGTACTTGGCATCGGGCGTCCACTTGGCGGTCATGACGCGCTGCATGCGCTTGGTGTGGTAAATATCGCGAGAATGGCCGCGGTTGCGCTCCCAGAGGCGAACGGTGCGATCCcaggaggccgagacgaGCTCTTCGCCCGTGGGGGAGAACTCGAcgtccatgacggcggcgacgtggtCCTTGAGGACGTTGAGGGCGCGATCGAAGCGGCGCATGTCAAAGAGATAGATGTTGTGGTCCTCGGAAGCCGTCGCCATGTTAAAGGCCTCCATGGGTGACCAGGCTATATGGTTCGTGGCGAAATTCAGAATCGTCTTGCAGACAGGCGTCGAGGTCCGAAGGTCGTAGATGACAATTGAGCGATCGGTGGAGCAGGAAGCAAGGATGGACGTCTCGACGTAGTTGAAGGAGACGTTGGTGATGGTATCGGTTGACGTGGGCCACTGGAGTACCTCGGGAGCCGCTGTGTGCTTTTCGAGATCATAGATTGATATGACGCTCGAAGCCGCCGCGAACGCATTTTTTGATCGGTGGTGTGAGAGGCTGGTGAAGGCGCCTGCGCCCAACCAAGATGATATCGGCGCCGCTTCGCTGGGCGTATTATACGGATCAAACAGCTTGATTGTGCGGTCGGCACCACAGGTCAAAAGTTTCTGGTCTCTCGTCCACTCGAGCCCCTTGACGATGTTTTGGTGCGCCGTCGTGTGCCAAGTCTCGTCACGGTCCGTCAAGTCCCAGACCTtgacgacgccatcgccacTCCCACTGGCGAACCGTTGCAGAGAGTTTGGATCCTTGGCGATTGAGTATACGCCATCAACATGGCCCCTCCCAAGCTGGCCGATGAAGGGCGCAGCGTGCATCCGCTCGAGCTTTACCGCATTGACTGCACGCTGATACTCTCGAGCTCGCTCGAATGGATGCAGTGCGGAGTCGAGGTTCCGCGGCTTTTTGGCAACGTCGGAGCCCGGCGCTTGGTGCGACGACACCGAGCGGCTGAGTGCTTTGATCTTCATGTTGGCGTTGTCGCTGTCGACAGGAGCAAGTCGATCAGATCAAGGTCGAATTTGATGTCGCTGGGCTTGCTGATGCCATGGCGGGGATTTTTTTCTCTTATCGCCCGATGGGGTCTGGGCTTGAAGCAGGCTCCAACGCAGTCCTGGTCGATAAGAAGTTAGGGTGACTAAGCATTGAACCTGCTGCTGGCGCAAGAACACCAGGACCGTTCCTTTCGAACCAAATCCAGCTTTAAACCATTTCTCATCCTTCTACCGATACACTCTTGCGGACCTGCTTGACGAATATCCTCGGAAGAAAGCGCACCGACACGTAGACGGCGTAAAATCCGCGAGAGCTCTGCGATTTGTACCCTCGCTTGGTCGCATCTCTGCGGCCAGCGTCCAGTTCAACGACCACGATGGACGGCATGGACTACGACCCGATGGTGATGGACGGGGAGAGCGAGGTGCCTCAGGTGAAGATTTCTGCAGTACGTATGCAATCAACCATCCAGGTGGCGTGGCTTTTCAGTGTCGACTAACAAGAGCCTTTTTCAGGCCGATGGTACGCGGGTCGACTTTGAGCTGTCCAAAACGAACCTCTCATTCGCAAACTCGATTCGACGAATCATCCAGGCGGAAGTTCCCACCATTGCCGTCGACCTGGTCGAGATCGAGATCAACAAGTccgtgctcgccgacgagttcATCGCCCACCGGCTAGGGCTGATCCCCCTGAACTCCAAAGGCGTCAACGAGCTCAACTACTCTCGCGATTGCGATTGCGACCAGTACTGCGAGCAGTGCAGCGTCACGCTAACGCTGCATGCGAAATGCACAAGCGACCAGATAATGAAAGTCTACGCCCGGGACCTGGTAGTGGACGGGCGCCATGCGAGCTCCGTGGGAAGCCCTGTCATCCTGGATCCTGAGGGTCTTGGGTGTCTGATCGCGAAGTTGCGCAAGGATCAAGAACTGAAGCTCACATGTATTGCCAAAAAGGGGATCGCCAAGGAGCATGCCAAGTGGATGCCGACATCCGCCGTGGGGTTCGAGTACGATCCTCACAACAAGCTGCACCACCTCGACATGTGGTTCGAGAACAATACAGACCCGGAAAAAGAATGGCAAGTTGACCCTTGATGACGATACAACTCGATTCTAATGATGCGAAAAGGCCGAAGAGCAAGTATGCAGAGTGGGAAGAGCCACTTCAAGAGGGCGAGAAGTTTGACTACGATGCCCAACCCGAGCGGTTCTATTTTGAAGTCGAGGCGTCAGGAACTATGGAGCCCGATCAGATTGTCCAGGGAGGAATACGAGCCCTCCAGCAGAAGATCGGTGCCCTTCTCAAGGGCCTTGATCCGAGGAAAtacggcggcgaagaggttGACGCCGACGGTCCTCAAAGTCCAGCCTTGAACATGGACGGAGGCACGACCCCTTGGCAGGATCAGGGGTACACCACCCCCTACGGTGGGAACATGACGTCTTACGGAGGTGGGAACACTGCTTACGGAGGTGGAAATACGGCTTACGGGTCGGGCGGCAATACGgcctacggcggcggcggaacgACGGCTTACGGAGCTGGGGGCAACTCGTACGGGGCAGGCGCAGGTTCGTACGGAAGTACGACGCCCTACAGTTAACCCACGGAGCAATACTATTATCCTTGACGTGGGGCACGTACGCGATCCTCATCCGGGGGTACCATGCGGTCCGTTACTTTCTTCTGTTGCTTGGTCAGTCATGCTGAGGCAGGCGAGGCTATCGCGGGTGGGCATTGCCGCCAGGTCACAGATTCCCGTGGGTGTGAGGATGGGCCGAGCTTGACGTGTTTTGCATGATTTGCATCCATGCCACTTCCTACCCGCCTTTGAATCCTTACGAAATGGGTTGTAGGCCTCAATATGCAATGCCCTTCTAAAATATAACGCCACCACCAATGCCCAGTTCTAAATGCCCAATGTTTCTCAATTACAACATTTTTTCATCCGTGCCTTTCACCCGTCTATACGCTTTGCGGTGCATTTCAAGAAAGACAAATGTACAAATAGTGTGCCTGGACGAAAGTTAGCCGTATTCCCATATTGACACCAGTGCTTGTGATATGCCGGAGCGGCTGGGGCGATGAATAAGGTCCAAACGTACGGTCCTAGCCGGAGGAAACTGGGGACCCAGCCCTTGAACATCCACCTGATGCCATCCGTCTTGTAGATGTCGCCTACGATGCGCAGGATGCCATGTTGttgcgtcgacgacatgacACGGGTCTTGATCACGTCGATAGGGCTTGTGGCCGTGGCAGcagcgaggccggcgaggaaggaggCGGTAAAGTGGGTGGTGAGATTGTCACGCATCGGGGTGTAGTCCATGAGGATGCGCTTGAAGATGTCGTATGTAGCGAGTTGACCGGCAGTCATGACGGCCGCGCGACTGCTGTTGGGCAGCCAGCCTCTAAAGCAGCTCTTGGGGCCCTCCTCCCGCACCATGCGGACCAGGCCGTCGACCGCGTTCTTGTAGTTCCTTCGCTCAGCCGGggggagggcggcgtcgtgctGCATGCGGACATTGAGGACATCGGCAAAGTTGCCAGCGATACCGCCAATGAAGCCGGAGCccatggccaaggcgacCAGGGCCGGGAAGGATGGGTTGCGATCGCGGCCGATCCTGGCCGTGTAACgcgccttgagctcctcgtaGATGCCGAAGCGCACTGTCGAGTAAGTGATTTGGCGCAGCAGCGACGCTGAGATGCCGCAGTAGAGGGCACGCACTCCATCGTTCCTGACGATGTGGACGAACGTGCTGCTCATGTTCTTGGGGGCATCGCCCTTGCGCATCTGAAGCCTGACCTAGAAACGTTGTCAA of the Drechmeria coniospora strain ARSEF 6962 chromosome 01, whole genome shotgun sequence genome contains:
- a CDS encoding Cytidine deaminase-like protein, which gives rise to MEDNCCASVGRLAVDSTSGEARPYQFVGIAPNPLTDDLKEVHRRRGVLIPLKTTQEVRQDHTISAAYITRAPTKSANDVISVLRALRPEGSANPLPHLRTCAKPSDLPAHIKTQLMNDTAAGRQIHTAKSAWIYIIVGEVKGFDKEEIVQSLSRVEGLEDGVFVATIPIPLLAPTSQIQAAMWSSQFWPTVYRKNNPLGPHPSMVGRGTDEIKDDGSIFMALAHRVALQAKRAGIGEAMGAVIVQRGEDGAEVIGLAGDARWHQEFGLGIPNNTMTHCVLRAISMVAQKLVRHERRAAGLEFAYPNLEYNAFQDRPLLELETECFHQEHPNKEGYLCHGLELYVTHEPCVACSMGILHSRMGKVVFCNHMPRTGGLSSDDRPDGGGRGLGLFWRRELNWSLLAWEWEREGVAELPLVDPTTHV
- a CDS encoding U3 small nucleolar RNA associated protein, translated to MKIKALSRSVSSHQAPGSDVAKKPRNLDSALHPFERAREYQRAVNAVKLERMHAAPFIGQLGRGHVDGVYSIAKDPNSLQRFASGSGDGVVKVWDLTDRDETWHTTAHQNIVKGLEWTRDQKLLTCGADRTIKLFDPYNTPSEAAPISSWLGAGAFTSLSHHRSKNAFAAASSVISIYDLEKHTAAPEVLQWPTSTDTITNVSFNYVETSILASCSTDRSIVIYDLRTSTPVCKTILNFATNHIAWSPMEAFNMATASEDHNIYLFDMRRFDRALNVLKDHVAAVMDVEFSPTGEELVSASWDRTVRLWERNRGHSRDIYHTKRMQRVMTAKWTPDAKYILSGSDDGNIRLWRANASERQGVKSARHRQALEYNEALVNRFAHMPEVRRIKRHRHVPKVLKKAGEIKAEELKSIKRKDENERRHTKKQFERRKSEREKMVLAKEK
- a CDS encoding putative 6-phosphofructo-2-kinase, whose translation is MNNSLPSSSQPSASPTISEPDQHLHLPPPAYRNGIPTSFSHAVPTAPVHVSSMAQALRMMDMTETPLTQSVNSTAPNSPRLPPRRQNSGSQTPRVRAHATTLNIPGMTRSRVSPDGRIPQRDVAAKLVIVMVGLPARGKSYITKKLQRYLSWQQHDSHIFNVGNRRRTAAGIKVSAKPTLAPEHDRLDPPVRAATILLNGVPAPDSIATLEPPEPTALTLDGAAGEEQEGLDQSAQFFDPKNEKAAAMRDQVAMDTLDELLDYLLNKGGAVGILDATNSTVKRRQQVVRHIKDREPKLGILFIESICEDQNLLEANMRLKLSGPDYRDKDPYKSLEDFKNRVAAYASAYVPLGAYEEANDLQYIQMIDVGRKLVQHRLKGFLSGGISNYLSSFNLAPRQIWITRHGQSVDNELGKLGGNSPITERGHCYGLALHKFITQKRKEWLMEQKSKMAQASFPPLPGDNTPPYPDMNQDLDEKNFCVWTSMLQRSVETAEYFDVDDDYDVKNWEMLNELNTGQFEGMTYDEIAKKYPDEFQKRANDKLNYIYPGVGGEGYLQIISRLRDMVREIERITEHLLIIGHRSVCRVLMAYFMDLTREDITDMDVPLGMLYSIEPKPYGIAFHAYRYDEPRGWFEEMPNYKPQKAARGTV